GTGATGCTGATAGAATATTGTTAAATGAATCTGGCATCAAACTCATTGATACTGATTTAATGCAATATTACCAAAGACTTGCTGATGATTTTAGATCTTCTGCAAAATACATGTTTTTAGGAGATTTCCTCCAGGGAAAAGAGATACATGGTCTCATCGGCGCTCCAGTTCCCGCAATTAAAGGAGAAATGGGTGGACAAATATTTTATTCTTTTTTAATTGAGCCAGAAAAACTTCTTAAAATAAGTTATTTGGCCCATCGTGGAAAAACCAATGACGAGACTATCAAAACGTACCAACGTGTCGCAAAAAGATCTAGACTAAACAAAATAGCAAAATATATCCAAGAAAAACCAGGAGGTATCTTCCCCACAAGCATTGTTATCAATCTCGACGCTGAATCAAAATCATTTAAATTTGAACCATTTCAGGGTACAAAAAATGAAAATGCCATCATGGGGCATCTATATCTCCCAAATAAATATCACTCGGCATGGATTATTGACGGTCAGCATCGACTATATGCCTATTCTGATCTTCCTGAGGCATCAACTGCAACGTTGCCTGTAATTGCCTTTGTTAATCTTAAGCCAGAGTATCAAACAAAATTGTTCGTAGATATTAATGGAGAGCAAAAAAGTGTCCCTAAAAACCAGTTACTTTCGCTCTATGCTACATTAAATCGTGAGTCACCCTATCCAAAACAAAGGCTCCAATCAATGTATTCTACAATTGCATTAATGCTAAATGATCAAGACACATCTGTATTTTATCATAGAATTGATGATGGTACCTCAAACGGCTCTAAACCTATTACAATGAATAATATAACTGAGGTATTAAGTGAAACAAAACTTATCGGGAGTGTTCCCACATCCAAAGCCGGTCAAAAAAATATTACTTATGGGCCACTGTACTGGGAAAATTATGAAAAGACATGTGATCACGTTTCAAAAGTAATCTGTGAATATTATCGGTTCATGCAATCAAATGGATTGCAAGACCAATGGGACCTTGAGGGAAGAGATGGTGGTTTTCTCAATACAAACACTGGTATTAGATCAACGTTGAAACTGCTAGGTTATCTCATCAAAGAACTTCAAAGATTCGAAGGTAATGTTAGTTATCGGGAAGCAAAAAAACTTATACAAGATCTTGATAAATATCTGCAACCATTGATCTCCTATCTTCAAACCTCATCACCGGCTAAGTTAAATGATCTGAGAACACGCAGTGGTAAAGGGGGTATTAGTGAATGTGTTAATGAATTTATATTCATAATTAACAAACAAATTCCTTCCTTTTATCCGGAGGAGGCGAAAAAATATGCAGAAACTCAACTTACGCCAAATATAGAGTTAAACGCAAAAACAATTGAGATATGTTCCAGATTAACGGACAGTGCTAGAGAATATGTAGTTCAGAGTCTAGAAGAAAAATACGGTGATGATATCTCTGAATGGTGGGGAAAAGGAGTGCCAAATACTATTCGCCAAGATGTAGCAAAAATTGCCCAAAAGGAAGGAGATTATAGTCAAAACTATCAAAAACACATGACATTGACTCATTTACATGGAATTGTCCTTGAAAATTGGAATTTATTTGAAAATTCCTTCACAGTTATGTCAAAAATCACAGACAAACCAGAAACAAGAGTTAAATGGATAAAACGCCTTGATAGTATTCAAAATAAATATCAAAACAGTGGAAAAATAAACGAGGAAGATGCAAAATATGTTGAGGACGCATTCGCGGAATTTCAAGAGAATATTTCTGATGGAGAATAATTTTAATTATTCTTTTTTTGTCACATAATGTCATGAACTCCCACCCCAGTCCTCATAGTGACAATGTCGTAGCTATATTGAATATTTCCATTACTAGAAATATCTGATGTTCGTTGCGCCTGCTTACAAACCGGCGTCTATTTATGTTTCTACGTCATTGTATTTAGTGCAATCTTGCATCGATAGTGTAGTGGTTATCACTAGGCGTTGCCAACGCCTAAACTCGGGTTCGAGTCCCGGTCGATGCACTCTTTTTCTGATATGATTGTTGTTTTCGGTGTTGGAAATTCTCTGCATGGTGATGACGGAGCAGGGCCTGCTGTTGCTGAGAAAATTATTGCAGCAGGTCTGCCGGATGTTACTGCCTACAACTGCGGGACGGCGCCGGAGAATTTTACCGGACTGGTGCGCAGGATTCATCCTGAGTTAT
Above is a genomic segment from Methanorbis furvi containing:
- a CDS encoding DGQHR domain-containing protein; protein product: MKSIGDDFTLSGLSVGEELDKAAKIRARIWDKTKIISHTDLKKYEDEGWTKTKSSRKLKKGSVKIIKYKEPWKLFEDEIWSIFYKLGFSELNKESPSFKIPRYNTGITKQIDIFAREDNTIFVIECKSSLEQKSSSKDASIRRTISEIADMRQHINESIYMHYKNMGITDKFTVIWVLALKNISLSDADRILLNESGIKLIDTDLMQYYQRLADDFRSSAKYMFLGDFLQGKEIHGLIGAPVPAIKGEMGGQIFYSFLIEPEKLLKISYLAHRGKTNDETIKTYQRVAKRSRLNKIAKYIQEKPGGIFPTSIVINLDAESKSFKFEPFQGTKNENAIMGHLYLPNKYHSAWIIDGQHRLYAYSDLPEASTATLPVIAFVNLKPEYQTKLFVDINGEQKSVPKNQLLSLYATLNRESPYPKQRLQSMYSTIALMLNDQDTSVFYHRIDDGTSNGSKPITMNNITEVLSETKLIGSVPTSKAGQKNITYGPLYWENYEKTCDHVSKVICEYYRFMQSNGLQDQWDLEGRDGGFLNTNTGIRSTLKLLGYLIKELQRFEGNVSYREAKKLIQDLDKYLQPLISYLQTSSPAKLNDLRTRSGKGGISECVNEFIFIINKQIPSFYPEEAKKYAETQLTPNIELNAKTIEICSRLTDSAREYVVQSLEEKYGDDISEWWGKGVPNTIRQDVAKIAQKEGDYSQNYQKHMTLTHLHGIVLENWNLFENSFTVMSKITDKPETRVKWIKRLDSIQNKYQNSGKINEEDAKYVEDAFAEFQENISDGE